Proteins co-encoded in one Flavobacterium fluviale genomic window:
- a CDS encoding 4'-phosphopantetheinyl transferase family protein produces the protein MKTSKSVIEYLTIEDLKLIHTQTISLDSNEIIIYTIYLPDFINLKSDLSQFLTSKELKKAQRFFKEIDRNRFIIYRSILKFILAAHTKLNVKNIYLDYHFNKKPYLASHPWLFFNISHSEDFAAIAVSKKNVGLDIEYMSKDFNFTSLLPDVFDDNQVLEIQNAIDKKHAFYTSWTRKEAFVKALGKGIDEDFKYIPSLDGQHTIDFNLTKNSKSWQVYSFNLADHYLGAVASEALPTISRNILLYTVPNNMENLLDMIKSKK, from the coding sequence ATGAAAACATCTAAATCTGTAATTGAATATTTAACGATTGAGGATTTAAAGCTTATCCATACTCAAACCATCTCTTTAGATAGTAATGAAATAATTATTTACACAATCTATTTACCTGATTTTATTAATTTAAAATCTGACCTGTCGCAATTTTTAACATCTAAAGAACTTAAGAAAGCGCAGCGTTTTTTTAAAGAGATAGATAGAAACCGCTTTATTATTTACAGATCTATACTAAAATTTATTTTAGCAGCTCACACTAAATTGAATGTGAAAAACATTTATCTTGATTATCACTTTAATAAAAAGCCATATTTAGCCTCGCATCCGTGGCTTTTTTTCAACATTTCACATTCAGAAGATTTTGCTGCAATTGCAGTTTCAAAAAAAAATGTCGGCTTAGATATTGAATACATGTCTAAAGATTTCAATTTTACCAGTCTTCTTCCAGATGTTTTTGATGATAATCAAGTTTTAGAAATTCAGAATGCAATTGATAAAAAACATGCTTTTTATACATCATGGACTCGTAAAGAAGCTTTTGTAAAAGCATTAGGAAAAGGTATTGATGAAGATTTCAAATATATTCCAAGTCTAGATGGACAGCATACTATAGATTTCAATCTCACAAAAAACTCAAAAAGCTGGCAGGTATACAGCTTTAATCTTGCTGATCATTATTTAGGAGCAGTAGCTTCTGAAGCTTTGCCTACAATTTCAAGAAATATATTATTATACACTGTACCCAATAATATGGAAAATCTGTTGGATATGATTAAATCAAAAAAATAA